Genomic window (Melioribacteraceae bacterium):
CTTCATTCCCTTGTGTACCGACTTTTCCCTCCGACCAATCCACTCCCCAATGTGTAACTGTCAATTTTTTGATTCCATCTTCTGGTCCAGTTGCATCATCTTTATTGCATGATGAAGCCACAAAAAGAATTAAACATAGAACAGCGCCAATGCACTTCTTCATTTTTATTTCTCCTTAAAAGTGAATTTTTTGATTTTCTTTATCATGCACATTTTTGATCAATCGCCCACAATGTTTACAATACTTTGCGTAGGGGTTATCATAGGGATGACCACAATCAGTGCATTTTACAAGCAGCTCGCTTCCGCACAAACTACAATATTTATCTTGTTCAGATATATGGCTAAAGTAACTGCAGTGGGGACATATTTTGTATTCGTTAATCAAGATTACTAATCCCATAATATCATTATACTCTATTAGTCCAATATCATACCAGAATTAAAGTCGCCTATTTGCCGAAAAATGCAGATTTTTTGAAGAATAGTAGTTGCCAAGGGCAACACTGTAGCCCCATTAGTTTTCACATGCTATTATTTAATATTTATTCTATTTTGAGGTATGTTTAAGTCAGCCACTACATTAATCTTGATTTTAAGTTTGTGCATTCTTCAAGCGCAAACAACAAAATACAAGTGGACAGAAATTAAGTCTCCCTCTGAATTACCATTAAAAATTATTGGAAGTAGTTCAGCTAACGAATATCTACTCTTTGATGATCGAGGTAATTTTTATCAATTCAATTCTGGAAATTGGAAAAAGATTTCTATCCCCCATAAAGATGATTACATATATTATATAACAACTTATCATTCGAAGAATAGTGTGTTAATAATAGCAATGGATCAAAAATGGTATGCACATTTCTTCACTTTACAAAATGATAGACTTACGAAACATCCATTAATTCACACAAATCCTTTTAATTTTTTCTCAATTGTTGACTCTGCAAACATTTATGCGGCAGGTGCATTTGGGAGTCTTGTGAAATATGATGGTTCTACATTCAAGATTATTAAAAATCCGATTAAGAGTCATATTGATGTTTTTTATTCTGCCGGAGGAAATAGATACTGGCTCGGCACAAAAAGCGATGGAATATTTTTTTTTGATGGAAAGAGCTTTACAAAATATGAGTGTGAAGAATCCGATGTTCATGAGCTAACTAAATTTTATTATAACGGGGATAAATTTTACGCACAAACTACCCATGGAATAGTTTTAAGATTGAATGGTAATAAATTCTACCATGACAATAATGGAATAATAGATAAACCTCAACAAATACTTACTCAAAATGGTCCTGGTGTTGTTAAACTTTCTGTGCCCCCGGATTATAGACAGCAAGTAGATATTCCAAAAAGTTACAACCCTCTTTCTCTATACAGTTTAGGTGAAAATAAACTAATTATGACTTCAACTAGCTCAAAAATTTACATCGGGAGTGGGTCACAAGGTAATTATTTTACCGACCAGACACATCATTTTAATATAAATCCCTTCTTTCTTAGTAAGCCGGAAGCTATTAGTGTTGCGGATATTAATCGGGACGGGCTTGAAGACATTTTTTTCATGTTCGGTAACTCTCCCGCATCAGCTTATCTAAATTCAACAACTAATATTTTTTCTCAAAACAGACTTTCATTTGATACACTTATTAATAAACAAAGCTGGTTCACACATGTTATTGGGGAGATTAATGGTGACGGATTTCCGGATCTGGTTACGGCGCAATTCAAAAATGGGAAGAGTTATTTAGAGATGTTTTATGGAAACGGTCTTGATTTTGACTATGGTGGTAGATTAGAGCTTCCTTCTTTCATAAACGAAAGAGCTGTGGAGAATTTATCATTAGCCGACTTGGATAGTGATGGAGATCTCGATTTAGCTGTGGTTTTTTATTTAGGTAGAGGATCAGAGACCGGGACATTATTATTTTTCGAAAATTCTCTTTGGGGAAGATATTCTCTTCTTAAAACCAGTCAACAAAAGGAATTTAATGGGTGGAACAAACAAGCTATTTTTGCGGATTTCAATAACGATGGGAAGAATGATTTATACGTTGTAAACAAATGGGGAAAGAACAAATTATTCATAAAAATGAATGATAACTTCGTAAATAGGACTGATACCTATTTTAACGAACAAACAAAAACTATTTCCCACTCAGCTTCAGTTTTCGATTACGATAATGATGGAGATTTAGATATTCTAGTTATTTCTGATTCTCCTGTAATTCAGTTGTTGGAGAACAATGGGAAGGCTTTTTTTACCAATGTCAGTCGAAGAATAAAGTTAGATCAATTATTGGATAATTATCTGATGATCAATTCTGCCGATATCGCTATTGGTGATTTAAACAATGATGGTTTTCAAGATATTATAATAGTGATTAAATCGAATAGCACGCTTCACAATTTAGTTTTATTAAACGAGAAGGGAGAACAATTTAAAGAAAACAGAGCAGACCTTATGCTCGATAATTATTTACTTAATAATGTTGTGCTGGCAGATATTGATATCGATGGCGATTTAGATATACTCGGATATGATAATTCCAATTTTCGTCTTTTGATCAACAACCTCGATGATAGTAATTATTTAAAGGTTCAGCTCACCGGTACACACGCTTCATATGACGCCAGAGGTTCACTGATATATCTATTTAAGAGCGGAGGAAATTTTAGCGCAAATGCCCTGGTTGGTTTCCGCCAAACGGGAAACATTCAAAGCTCCAA
Coding sequences:
- a CDS encoding zinc ribbon domain-containing protein, yielding MGLVILINEYKICPHCSYFSHISEQDKYCSLCGSELLVKCTDCGHPYDNPYAKYCKHCGRLIKNVHDKENQKIHF
- a CDS encoding VCBS repeat-containing protein, producing the protein MFKSATTLILILSLCILQAQTTKYKWTEIKSPSELPLKIIGSSSANEYLLFDDRGNFYQFNSGNWKKISIPHKDDYIYYITTYHSKNSVLIIAMDQKWYAHFFTLQNDRLTKHPLIHTNPFNFFSIVDSANIYAAGAFGSLVKYDGSTFKIIKNPIKSHIDVFYSAGGNRYWLGTKSDGIFFFDGKSFTKYECEESDVHELTKFYYNGDKFYAQTTHGIVLRLNGNKFYHDNNGIIDKPQQILTQNGPGVVKLSVPPDYRQQVDIPKSYNPLSLYSLGENKLIMTSTSSKIYIGSGSQGNYFTDQTHHFNINPFFLSKPEAISVADINRDGLEDIFFMFGNSPASAYLNSTTNIFSQNRLSFDTLINKQSWFTHVIGEINGDGFPDLVTAQFKNGKSYLEMFYGNGLDFDYGGRLELPSFINERAVENLSLADLDSDGDLDLAVVFYLGRGSETGTLLFFENSLWGRYSLLKTSQQKEFNGWNKQAIFADFNNDGKNDLYVVNKWGKNKLFIKMNDNFVNRTDTYFNEQTKTISHSASVFDYDNDGDLDILVISDSPVIQLLENNGKAFFTNVSRRIKLDQLLDNYLMINSADIAIGDLNNDGFQDIIIVIKSNSTLHNLVLLNEKGEQFKENRADLMLDNYLLNNVVLADIDIDGDLDILGYDNSNFRLLINNLDDSNYLKVQLTGTHASYDARGSLIYLFKSGGNFSANALVGFRQTGNIQSSKNYFSSIISHFGIQDSSRYDVKVKFYGGKTVYVQNLTPGQTIKVKEENNIYATIINLPGTLFRFFSTTEIQIYMVLITISFGIFLFGLKYGYKVYGWDTKSVVILSVTNISAFWIITTITSLQTNMIIKYGLPASVMFIGTAIPLYISFLQREKPLTPKEIDQHKNNLLKYSIAFFHGEWALTNLNGLILLFENLPMPLSENHKIYDQLINRMNSFNSLANKNFQRMIETAKLIPPFYDKDELNELDDSEVELSTEIDLSPHSLFRNRNSILKRFYLIKKIIISIRNKIVKEYSVLPEEVINSIVNPLLIDNEESNITITKTKNYSEEIWVLASGFELAEVIGNCIQNSIRAIELDQGKIEIELEKITPKIRIAISDNGKGISKELWDKIFESGFTQNSSSGIGLFQSREILNKYGGRIYVSESKAHFKTTINIELNEGIKNEANTSAS